One part of the Arabidopsis thaliana chromosome 4, partial sequence genome encodes these proteins:
- a CDS encoding SUPPRESSOR OF, CONSTITUTIVE protein encodes MVLPGGEVPAYFKHRAYGNSVNITLPRRSLSHKFLRFNACVVVEPQTDSYGSVYVYFQYKGEHYIHTIATDMTLMCKTDHLVLCSFKFRQFKNTLYPKVKVLDNVEFKFKGRRIKGCGVQLLHVSPYPDDSDGSSKAEYNQQSGEKCDAVETESSSKKRMRMTLGNSEEDFNLPCGQTVTDTGLTAPNLELPLGRGESSSISYPCLEGEAFSVDSMITKRQAKEIPIAHRDEDSEASWSSGSSGSSSSSSLVPF; translated from the exons ATGGTTTTACCAGGTGGAGAAGTGCCTGCATATTTCAAGCATCGAGCATATGGAAATTCCGTAAATATCACTTTACCTCGgagatctctctctcacaaATTTTTGCGATTCAATGCTTGTGTAGTGGTTGAACCTCAAACCGATTCTTATGGGAGTGTGTATGTATACTTCCAATACAAAGGCGAACATTATATCCATACAATAGCTACTGATATGACACTGATGTGTAAGACGGATCATCTGGTTTTGTGTTCCTTCAAGTTCCGGCAGTTTAAAAATACTCTATATCCAAAGGTAAAGGTCTTGGATAATGTGGAATTCAAGTTTAAAGGGAGGAGGATCAAAGGATGCGGCGTACAACTCCTGCATGTGTCTCCATATCCGGATGATAGTGATGGAAGCTCTAAAGCAGAGTACAACCAACAGTCTGGAGAAAAATGTGATGCTGTAGAGACTGAGAGTAGTAGCAAGAAGCGGATGCGG ATGACATTAGGAAACTCTGAAGAAGATTTCAACTTACCCTGTGGCCAAACAGTAACAGACACAGGATTGACCGCTCCAAATCTGGAGCTTCCATTAGGGCGGGGAGAATCGTCATCAATTTCATATCCATGTCTGGAGGGTGAAGCTTTCTCTGTTGATTCCATGATAACTAAGCGACAAGCTAAAGAAATTCCCATCGCGCATAGGGACGAAGATTCTGAGGCATCATG gtCATCAGGCTCATCAGGCTCATCAAGCTCTTCGTCGCTGGTGCCTTTTTAA